A stretch of Sulfurimonas autotrophica DSM 16294 DNA encodes these proteins:
- a CDS encoding ABC transporter permease, translating into MKNLYLIAYLDLKESLRAKWFVVYSLVFGGLIALFFIAGVTESQVMGFSGLSRLLLMYIQITIVILPIFILITTVRSISGDRDSNVLEYMLSFPISLKQYYWGKVIGRFITVFLPVFFAMVIAIIYGAFKGAAIPWNIFFLYTGLLFAMSSAFLGIAFFISSFVKSSEVALGLSFFIWIFLLAFIDIALISLMMQERMSSGLIIFISLINPMEIFRVAAISLFDPQLTVMGPVAFYILDSMSQSVFVLVSIGYPLILGLVFAFLGYKIFEKKDLV; encoded by the coding sequence ATGAAAAATCTATATTTAATAGCATATCTTGATTTAAAAGAATCACTGCGGGCAAAATGGTTTGTTGTTTATTCTCTTGTGTTTGGCGGTTTAATTGCGCTCTTTTTTATAGCCGGTGTTACAGAGTCTCAAGTGATGGGTTTTAGTGGTTTAAGCCGTCTTTTGTTGATGTATATTCAAATAACTATAGTCATTTTACCGATTTTCATTCTGATTACGACTGTACGTTCCATCTCCGGTGACAGGGACAGCAATGTACTAGAATATATGCTCTCTTTTCCGATATCTTTAAAACAGTACTATTGGGGAAAAGTAATTGGCAGATTTATAACTGTTTTTCTACCGGTATTTTTTGCTATGGTTATAGCAATTATTTACGGAGCATTTAAAGGTGCTGCTATTCCTTGGAATATCTTTTTTCTCTATACAGGATTACTTTTTGCAATGAGTAGTGCCTTTTTAGGTATAGCATTTTTTATATCTTCATTTGTGAAATCTTCTGAAGTGGCACTTGGATTATCATTTTTTATATGGATATTTTTACTTGCATTTATTGATATAGCGCTTATTTCACTTATGATGCAAGAACGTATGAGTTCAGGTTTAATCATTTTTATTAGTCTAATAAACCCTATGGAAATATTTCGTGTTGCAGCTATTTCATTGTTCGATCCGCAGCTTACAGTTATGGGACCGGTTGCATTTTATATATTAGACTCTATGAGTCAGTCAGTATTTGTTTTAGTTTCTATTGGATATCCTCTTATTTTGGGATTAGTGTTTGCATTTTTAGGTTATAAAATATTTGAGAAAAAAGATTTAGTATAA
- a CDS encoding pyridoxal-phosphate-dependent aminotransferase family protein has product MLLFTPGPTPVPQNVRNAMSDETMHHRTPEFEAIFEKTRQHLFKLFATDEVVMLASSGTGAMEASVINLCKNTLLNVNSGKFGERFGKIAKAHGLKNIEIKNEWDTPVSVDDVVEAVKANNDIDAIAVQISESAGGLRHPVEEIAAAVKKINPNIMIIADGITAIGVERIDVTNIDALIAGSQKALMLPPGLAIIGLSNAAIDKIGDGVGYYFNLASEIKKQKQNTTAYTAATTLIIGLLEVLETIEKQGGFGVLYCNTARRAKATRAALEVIGLHSYPKVPARSMTTIDDKDAAKIRTALKDEYGVNVAGGQDHLKGKIFRINQMGLIEPYESIWVVNAIELILHRMGRLEYAGIASKVYNETYFKTALEKKEI; this is encoded by the coding sequence ATGTTACTTTTTACACCCGGTCCTACTCCAGTTCCCCAAAATGTCCGTAATGCCATGAGTGATGAGACAATGCATCATCGTACACCTGAATTTGAAGCTATTTTTGAAAAAACGCGTCAACATCTTTTTAAGCTTTTTGCTACTGATGAAGTGGTAATGCTTGCATCAAGCGGAACAGGGGCTATGGAAGCATCTGTAATTAATCTTTGTAAAAATACACTCTTAAATGTAAACTCTGGTAAATTCGGTGAGCGTTTTGGAAAAATCGCAAAAGCACACGGATTGAAAAATATTGAAATTAAAAACGAATGGGATACGCCTGTCAGTGTAGATGACGTCGTTGAGGCTGTAAAAGCCAACAATGATATTGACGCAATTGCCGTTCAAATTTCTGAGAGTGCCGGCGGATTACGTCATCCTGTTGAAGAGATAGCCGCGGCTGTCAAGAAAATCAACCCAAATATTATGATTATCGCTGACGGGATTACGGCTATTGGTGTTGAGCGAATAGATGTAACAAATATTGATGCATTGATAGCAGGAAGCCAAAAAGCGCTTATGCTTCCTCCGGGTCTTGCAATTATCGGACTCTCAAACGCAGCAATAGACAAAATCGGTGATGGAGTGGGGTATTATTTTAACCTTGCTTCTGAGATTAAGAAACAAAAGCAGAATACGACAGCTTACACTGCTGCAACAACACTAATTATTGGACTTTTGGAAGTTTTAGAGACTATTGAAAAGCAGGGTGGATTTGGTGTGCTTTATTGCAATACAGCAAGACGAGCCAAAGCGACAAGAGCGGCACTAGAAGTGATTGGACTGCACAGCTACCCTAAAGTTCCTGCAAGAAGTATGACGACTATTGATGATAAAGATGCAGCAAAAATACGTACAGCCTTAAAAGACGAGTATGGCGTAAATGTAGCCGGCGGACAAGATCATCTTAAAGGTAAAATATTCCGTATAAACCAAATGGGATTAATTGAGCCGTATGAATCCATTTGGGTGGTCAATGCAATAGAGCTTATACTGCACCGCATGGGAAGATTAGAATATGCCGGTATTGCTTCTAAAGTATATAATGAAACTTATTTTAAAACTGCATTAGAAAAAAAAGAGATATAG
- a CDS encoding PAS domain-containing protein, which yields MTKPTPIDEEIILDPKRYIVSETDAKGKITYVNDYFCEVSGYSEEELIGQPHSIVRYPDMPKVVFKLLWENLKQGKNINAVVKNLAKDGRYYWIFTEFEIRKNTDNGEIIGYHASRKTISKHVIEIITELYKELLTVEKSDGVDASEKYLNAYLKEKGDDVTFANLMEEIHRFY from the coding sequence ATGACAAAGCCAACACCAATTGATGAAGAGATAATATTAGATCCAAAACGATATATAGTCAGTGAGACAGATGCCAAGGGTAAAATTACCTATGTAAATGATTATTTTTGTGAAGTATCAGGTTACAGTGAAGAAGAACTCATTGGACAGCCTCACAGTATAGTCCGCTATCCTGATATGCCAAAAGTAGTGTTTAAACTTTTATGGGAAAATCTCAAACAGGGTAAAAATATCAATGCTGTTGTAAAAAATCTGGCTAAAGATGGAAGATACTACTGGATTTTTACAGAATTTGAAATTCGTAAAAATACAGATAACGGAGAGATTATCGGTTATCATGCGTCAAGAAAAACAATTTCTAAGCATGTTATTGAGATTATTACAGAGTTGTATAAAGAGCTTTTAACCGTTGAAAAAAGCGATGGTGTGGATGCAAGTGAAAAATATCTCAACGCATATCTTAAAGAAAAAGGTGATGATGTCACTTTTGCCAATTTAATGGAAGAAATTCACAGATTTTATTAA
- a CDS encoding ABC transporter ATP-binding protein gives MIKISNLTKKFGSNVSLDSINCEFKKNESIALMGANGAGKTTLVRSIMGYYHPNEGEVLINGQNPIKDRLDVLDHISFVPQLPPPIRLSIAELIEYIGVSAKVDRELIKYYANEMKLDITSNLSKSFFKLSGGMKQKLLIAISLAKKSDIIIYDEPTANLDPKARDDFYRLLKQNEEDKVLLFVTHRLEEVRDLVNRQIYMDLGKIVSDERF, from the coding sequence ATGATAAAAATATCTAATTTAACAAAGAAATTTGGTTCAAATGTATCGCTAGACAGCATTAACTGTGAATTCAAAAAAAATGAGTCTATTGCTTTAATGGGAGCAAACGGTGCAGGAAAAACTACACTTGTCCGTTCTATTATGGGATATTACCATCCAAATGAGGGTGAAGTGCTCATTAATGGGCAAAATCCCATAAAAGATCGTCTTGATGTTTTAGATCACATTAGTTTTGTGCCGCAGCTTCCGCCTCCAATTCGCTTGAGTATTGCTGAATTAATTGAATATATTGGGGTCAGTGCTAAAGTAGATAGAGAGCTTATTAAGTATTATGCAAATGAGATGAAACTTGATATTACTTCAAACTTGAGTAAATCATTTTTTAAGTTGAGTGGCGGAATGAAGCAAAAACTTCTTATAGCCATCTCTTTAGCGAAAAAAAGTGATATTATTATCTATGATGAGCCTACTGCAAATCTTGATCCAAAAGCAAGAGATGATTTTTACAGGTTGCTTAAGCAAAACGAAGAAGATAAAGTACTGCTGTTTGTAACGCACCGACTAGAAGAAGTTAGGGATTTGGTAAATAGACAGATTTATATGGATTTGGGAAAAATAGTATCAGATGAGAGGTTTTAA
- the rdgB gene encoding RdgB/HAM1 family non-canonical purine NTP pyrophosphatase — MKKLVLATSNKGKVREIKVLCKEYEVVPYTDIIDAFEIIEDADTFKENALIKARAVYKALGEEDAVVMADDSGISVDILDGAPGIYSARYGGEDADDKDNLKKLMQDIKAKGITSSPAHYTAAIAIVTKDIEKTVHGWMHGTALTEAKGEGGFGYDPMFVPLGYDKTLGELDEKVKKELSHRSKALNLAGKILKSL; from the coding sequence TTGAAAAAATTAGTTTTAGCAACATCCAATAAGGGCAAGGTAAGAGAAATTAAAGTACTTTGCAAAGAGTATGAGGTTGTGCCTTATACAGATATAATAGATGCCTTTGAAATAATAGAAGATGCTGATACATTCAAAGAAAACGCACTGATTAAAGCACGAGCGGTATATAAGGCTTTAGGCGAAGAAGATGCGGTTGTTATGGCTGATGACAGCGGTATCAGCGTGGATATACTTGACGGCGCACCGGGAATTTACAGTGCCAGATACGGGGGCGAAGATGCAGATGACAAAGATAATCTTAAAAAACTAATGCAGGACATTAAAGCAAAAGGTATCACAAGTTCGCCTGCGCATTATACAGCTGCTATTGCAATTGTAACAAAAGACATTGAGAAAACGGTGCATGGCTGGATGCATGGAACGGCATTAACTGAGGCAAAAGGTGAGGGTGGTTTTGGATATGACCCGATGTTTGTACCGCTTGGATACGATAAAACACTCGGTGAATTGGATGAGAAAGTTAAAAAAGAACTCTCTCACCGCTCGAAAGCTTTAAATCTGGCAGGCAAAATCTTAAAAAGCTTATAA
- a CDS encoding NapH/MauN family ferredoxin-type protein, which produces MDKYNSRETIKRTSFLSTFFSTTKDGKKKLSIRAKRWIVVISVHLLFFLSFAIDIQTLEGTLNGSRFLGFHLIDPFTTLEMFMAEHHLHINIIIGVSTITIFYLLVGGRSYCAWVCPYGILSEIGEKWHNTLVAKKIIKDRKFDHRIKYFFWAIFLILAFTSGYLVFETFSVVGILSRAIAYGWSLSLVWVLIVFAFEVFFARRAWCTYICPIGATYGMIGKVSALRIEWNDNCDHCMVCSDVCFENQVLEITKAKYDKQREEEGITHEYITGADCTLCGRCIDVCHEDALNFDFRLKSLV; this is translated from the coding sequence ATGGATAAGTATAATAGTAGAGAGACCATAAAAAGAACATCGTTTTTATCAACATTTTTCAGTACAACAAAAGATGGAAAGAAAAAACTGAGTATTAGAGCCAAAAGATGGATTGTTGTCATCTCTGTGCATCTTCTCTTTTTTCTCTCTTTTGCTATTGATATTCAAACACTTGAAGGAACGCTCAACGGTTCAAGATTTTTAGGATTTCACCTTATTGATCCTTTTACAACATTAGAGATGTTTATGGCAGAGCATCATCTACATATTAATATTATTATTGGTGTAAGTACTATTACTATCTTTTATCTGCTTGTTGGAGGTAGAAGTTACTGTGCCTGGGTATGCCCTTATGGAATACTGAGTGAGATAGGTGAAAAATGGCATAATACTTTAGTTGCAAAAAAGATTATTAAAGATCGTAAATTTGATCATCGTATAAAATACTTTTTCTGGGCAATTTTTTTGATTTTAGCTTTTACAAGCGGTTATTTGGTCTTTGAAACTTTTAGTGTTGTTGGAATTTTGAGTCGCGCCATTGCATATGGATGGAGTTTATCACTAGTTTGGGTACTCATTGTATTTGCTTTTGAAGTTTTCTTTGCTCGACGTGCATGGTGTACTTATATCTGTCCTATTGGTGCTACTTATGGTATGATCGGTAAAGTTTCTGCTTTACGTATTGAGTGGAATGATAACTGTGATCACTGTATGGTCTGTTCTGATGTCTGTTTTGAAAATCAGGTTCTAGAGATTACAAAAGCTAAATATGACAAACAAAGAGAAGAAGAGGGCATCACCCATGAGTATATTACCGGTGCAGATTGTACGCTTTGCGGAAGATGCATAGATGTTTGTCATGAAGATGCTCTTAATTTTGATTTTAGATTAAAAAGTTTGGTGTAA
- a CDS encoding nitrous oxide reductase accessory protein NosL, whose amino-acid sequence MGKIFVALLVFSSLVFSHEINFDRNSTGMVRHLKVYKNPSWVSEIILADGKRVLFSSPKGMFEFYFHPAGWYSLFHLKSESDFKTIYVTDFKTLKAINAKGAFYVYGSDITSPGGDDLVPFNSYKDATEFSKKHHGSRVLGFKEVNYGLIKLLNGAI is encoded by the coding sequence ATGGGTAAGATATTTGTCGCGTTATTGGTGTTTTCGAGTTTAGTGTTTTCACATGAGATAAATTTTGATAGAAATTCTACAGGAATGGTAAGACATCTGAAGGTATATAAGAATCCAAGTTGGGTATCTGAAATTATTCTTGCAGATGGGAAGAGGGTGCTTTTTTCTTCACCAAAAGGAATGTTTGAGTTTTATTTTCATCCAGCCGGATGGTATAGCCTGTTTCATTTGAAAAGTGAAAGTGATTTTAAAACAATTTATGTAACGGATTTTAAAACTTTAAAAGCCATAAATGCAAAAGGTGCTTTTTATGTTTACGGAAGTGATATTACTTCACCGGGTGGAGATGATTTAGTTCCTTTTAACTCATATAAGGATGCGACGGAGTTTTCAAAAAAACATCATGGATCAAGGGTATTAGGATTTAAAGAAGTGAATTATGGATTAATAAAACTTTTAAATGGAGCAATATAA
- the nosD gene encoding nitrous oxide reductase family maturation protein NosD, with translation MKFFFLVLFSSALVFANALQDAIDVAPPYATLKLQNALYKGNIHIDKPLTIIGIGEHVIIKGDGVKNVISVRSSEVILKHLIIQNSGMNMQSIDAAISMKQVQNCEIRDCNISEVLYGIDMDRVNNSMISHNYITTKKNDLPLRANALKLYYANHNVIEFNIIENVRDVTLNYSHHNLFKKNQFQGNRFATHLSLSHNNRFINNIYKYNSVAMMFMGAQNTQVIGNEILSSNGAAGIGVMIGSVANFIFKNNRVSYNAKALYIQGQEKAKGMKRYIIGNEISYNGEALHFHASIKDNTITNNKIFSNIDDVVKDAGKNFESSNVVEYNYWDRYAGFDENNDGIGDIPYDVYQYADQLWHYNHKVKFFYASPIMSMLNFLSHLAPFIEPNLIMEDKKPTYQFP, from the coding sequence ATGAAATTTTTCTTTTTAGTGCTATTCTCTTCTGCACTTGTTTTTGCTAATGCACTCCAGGATGCGATAGATGTAGCGCCTCCTTATGCAACTTTAAAACTTCAAAATGCTCTTTATAAGGGCAATATTCATATTGATAAACCACTTACAATCATAGGTATTGGCGAGCATGTTATTATCAAAGGTGATGGCGTGAAGAATGTTATTTCTGTTAGAAGTTCTGAGGTTATACTTAAACATCTTATCATTCAAAACAGCGGCATGAATATGCAGAGTATTGATGCTGCTATATCCATGAAACAGGTACAAAATTGTGAGATACGTGACTGCAATATTTCTGAAGTTCTTTATGGCATAGATATGGATAGGGTAAATAATTCTATGATTTCTCATAACTATATTACGACGAAAAAAAATGATTTACCGTTACGGGCAAATGCTTTAAAACTTTACTATGCAAACCATAATGTGATAGAGTTTAATATCATTGAAAATGTGAGGGATGTTACATTGAATTATTCTCACCATAATCTTTTTAAGAAAAATCAATTTCAAGGCAACAGATTTGCAACACATCTCTCTTTGAGCCACAACAATCGTTTTATTAATAATATTTACAAATACAATTCAGTTGCTATGATGTTCATGGGAGCGCAAAATACTCAAGTAATTGGCAACGAGATACTAAGTTCTAATGGTGCGGCAGGTATTGGTGTCATGATAGGAAGCGTTGCAAATTTTATTTTTAAAAATAATAGAGTCAGTTATAATGCCAAAGCCCTTTATATTCAGGGGCAGGAAAAAGCAAAGGGCATGAAACGTTACATCATAGGTAATGAAATTTCTTATAATGGAGAAGCTTTGCATTTTCATGCTTCCATTAAAGATAATACGATTACAAATAATAAAATATTTTCAAATATAGATGATGTCGTTAAAGATGCCGGTAAAAATTTTGAATCTTCCAATGTAGTAGAATATAATTATTGGGACAGATATGCAGGTTTTGATGAAAATAATGATGGTATAGGCGATATTCCTTATGATGTATATCAGTATGCGGATCAACTTTGGCACTATAATCATAAAGTGAAGTTCTTTTATGCCAGTCCTATTATGAGTATGCTTAACTTCTTATCGCATTTGGCTCCATTTATCGAACCAAATCTCATCATGGAAGACAAAAAACCTACCTACCAATTTCCTTAA
- a CDS encoding c-type cytochrome, which produces MRNIIAGFFILLTIGLMAWVASNGGAYNGGEAGRITEDIGNRVATTKIDSEPKAKSDREKENEALTALRDKAGNIGSFKVSDEYKSKCSSCHGVDGSGMQYGKKLMGPKLFGQSADELYKKLDDFKSGRKENMIMRGLLLHLSQDDLKRLAKEIGEFPARAEALKNSK; this is translated from the coding sequence ATGAGAAATATAATAGCAGGATTCTTTATACTACTAACAATTGGTTTAATGGCATGGGTTGCCTCAAATGGAGGTGCTTATAATGGTGGAGAAGCTGGTAGGATTACTGAAGATATCGGTAATAGAGTCGCTACGACAAAAATAGACAGTGAGCCAAAAGCAAAAAGTGATAGAGAAAAAGAGAATGAAGCATTAACGGCACTTAGAGATAAAGCCGGAAATATTGGAAGCTTTAAAGTAAGTGATGAGTATAAAAGTAAATGTTCTTCTTGCCATGGTGTTGATGGCAGCGGTATGCAGTATGGTAAAAAACTCATGGGTCCTAAACTTTTTGGACAAAGTGCTGATGAACTTTATAAAAAACTGGATGATTTTAAATCCGGTAGAAAAGAGAATATGATTATGCGAGGTTTGTTACTTCACTTGTCTCAAGATGATTTGAAAAGATTGGCAAAAGAGATAGGGGAATTTCCAGCACGCGCTGAGGCACTTAAAAATTCTAAATAA
- a CDS encoding 4Fe-4S dicluster domain-containing protein, with the protein MAKKVQTDRRDFVKYSTLGLLGLVMGGGIVFSPYLEGKENKLRPPGAVPEKDFLALCIKCGQCLQVCPYHSIKLNDINKGTGEGTPFIDPNIRACYACNAVPCVLACPSGALDHKTEKAEDIRMGIAVLEFPDTCLGISRTPIPEGYDNKMIAFTKSVRNETPEEEELIKKFMGREGEACNLCADMCPVPNPLSAIAMVPDAKGGKRPEIYEGCIGCGACQDVCPTSTPSIVVKPRMTYEEYYGNKSQGIS; encoded by the coding sequence ATGGCAAAAAAAGTACAAACAGACAGAAGAGATTTTGTTAAATATTCTACATTAGGTTTATTGGGTCTTGTGATGGGGGGAGGTATTGTTTTTAGTCCTTATCTTGAAGGGAAAGAAAACAAACTTCGACCGCCGGGAGCAGTTCCTGAAAAAGATTTTTTAGCTCTTTGCATTAAATGCGGTCAGTGTTTGCAGGTCTGTCCCTATCATTCAATAAAACTCAACGATATTAATAAAGGGACCGGAGAAGGAACACCTTTTATAGACCCTAATATACGAGCGTGTTATGCTTGTAATGCAGTACCGTGTGTTTTGGCATGTCCAAGTGGGGCGCTCGATCATAAGACAGAAAAAGCAGAAGATATCAGAATGGGAATTGCTGTTTTAGAGTTTCCGGATACCTGTTTAGGTATTAGTCGTACACCAATTCCAGAAGGTTATGATAATAAGATGATAGCCTTTACAAAATCTGTAAGAAATGAAACACCTGAAGAGGAAGAACTTATTAAAAAGTTTATGGGCCGAGAAGGAGAAGCATGCAATTTATGTGCTGATATGTGCCCAGTACCAAATCCCCTAAGTGCAATTGCCATGGTACCTGATGCCAAAGGTGGAAAACGTCCGGAGATTTATGAGGGATGTATAGGATGCGGTGCATGTCAGGATGTCTGTCCGACGTCAACACCGTCAATAGTAGTAAAACCCAGAATGACTTATGAAGAGTACTATGGAAATAAAAGTCAAGGAATATCATGA
- a CDS encoding MFS transporter: MFKKVLPLSSILFLRFLGLFIVLPVLSVYALSLKGATPLLVGVIVGGYALTQAAFQIPFGSMSDKIGRKPTLFIGLIIFMIGSIIAGYADNIYTLMLGRFLQGAGAIGSVVVAMIADLVEEKTRAHAMAIMGGFIAMSFAVAMVAGPVLGGLYGVGNLFYITAGLSLIAIVLLFTKVPTPPKIVHIYNKKAKISEILKDKNLFNMIIVDSMQKGLMTMAFVLIPVFLTHTDYNFDWQKTELWKVYVPAMIMGILAMGPAAIFGEKYNKPKTVFLVAIVLFILSFAIMGLTNSSLVFVFGVIFFFVAFNMMEPLVQSMISKFAKVHQKGTALGVANTSAYLSTFVGAMIAGIMMGHADRSTIGISIAVVAALWLVWMLVRFENPTKHAFLFIPLNEVDMDKLKNLEHEHIAEWYINETEQVAVIKYASESLDEDTIKAQIVK, encoded by the coding sequence ATGTTCAAAAAAGTTTTACCCCTCTCAAGTATTCTTTTCCTCAGATTTTTAGGACTTTTTATCGTTTTACCGGTTCTTTCAGTATATGCACTCAGTCTCAAAGGGGCAACGCCTCTTTTAGTCGGTGTTATTGTTGGTGGTTATGCTCTGACACAGGCAGCATTTCAAATACCATTTGGTTCAATGAGTGATAAAATAGGGAGAAAACCAACTCTCTTTATAGGGCTGATTATATTTATGATTGGTTCTATTATTGCAGGATATGCAGATAATATATATACGCTCATGTTAGGGCGTTTTTTACAAGGAGCAGGTGCTATCGGTTCTGTTGTAGTCGCTATGATTGCCGATTTGGTTGAAGAAAAAACAAGAGCCCATGCAATGGCAATTATGGGTGGATTTATCGCAATGAGTTTTGCTGTTGCTATGGTTGCAGGACCTGTACTCGGCGGACTTTACGGTGTCGGAAATCTGTTTTACATAACAGCAGGCCTCTCTTTAATCGCTATCGTTTTACTTTTTACAAAAGTTCCAACTCCTCCAAAAATTGTACATATTTACAATAAAAAAGCAAAAATCTCAGAAATTTTAAAAGATAAAAATCTTTTTAATATGATTATTGTTGATTCAATGCAAAAAGGTTTAATGACAATGGCATTTGTTCTTATTCCTGTATTTTTAACGCATACTGATTACAATTTTGATTGGCAAAAAACAGAACTATGGAAAGTTTATGTTCCTGCTATGATTATGGGTATATTAGCTATGGGACCTGCAGCAATCTTTGGCGAAAAATACAATAAACCAAAAACAGTTTTCTTAGTTGCCATAGTACTTTTTATACTCTCTTTTGCAATAATGGGTCTTACTAATTCAAGTTTAGTTTTTGTCTTTGGCGTAATCTTCTTCTTTGTGGCATTTAATATGATGGAACCGCTTGTGCAGTCAATGATAAGTAAGTTTGCAAAAGTACACCAAAAAGGAACGGCACTAGGTGTTGCAAATACATCTGCGTATCTTTCAACCTTTGTCGGAGCTATGATTGCAGGTATTATGATGGGACATGCTGATAGAAGTACAATCGGTATCAGTATTGCTGTTGTCGCAGCATTATGGCTTGTTTGGATGTTAGTAAGATTTGAAAATCCAACAAAACATGCCTTCTTATTTATACCTTTAAATGAAGTAGATATGGATAAACTTAAAAATTTAGAACATGAACATATTGCAGAATGGTATATCAATGAAACGGAACAGGTAGCAGTTATAAAATATGCAAGTGAATCATTAGATGAAGATACTATTAAAGCACAAATAGTGAAATAG
- a CDS encoding undecaprenyl-diphosphate phosphatase, with protein sequence MTLFDSVILGIIEGFTEFLPISSTGHLIVASQFLGIDQTSVTKAYEVIIQFAAILAVVFNYKEKFTLKHISLWTKVFLAFLPIGIVGFIFSHQIKALFSINIVATMFIIGGIIFLLVEKFYIPKEKKLTKDVEDVTLKQSLWIGIAQVFALIPGTSRAGATIIGALLVGLDRKASAEFSFLLAFPVMGAVSGYDLLKHYHEFSSANIEALAVGFFVAFIVAYLTIKLFLKFLEKFTFVAFGVYRILFGVILLTLFN encoded by the coding sequence ATGACACTCTTTGACTCTGTTATTTTAGGTATTATTGAAGGTTTTACCGAATTTCTGCCGATTTCTTCAACCGGACACCTTATTGTGGCAAGTCAATTTTTAGGCATAGACCAGACAAGCGTCACAAAAGCCTATGAAGTCATTATTCAATTTGCTGCTATTTTAGCTGTAGTATTCAACTACAAAGAAAAGTTTACACTCAAGCATATTAGTTTATGGACAAAAGTATTTCTTGCTTTTTTACCTATAGGTATCGTCGGCTTCATTTTCTCTCATCAGATCAAAGCACTTTTTAGTATCAATATCGTAGCTACTATGTTCATCATAGGCGGTATTATATTTCTGCTCGTCGAAAAGTTTTATATTCCCAAAGAAAAAAAGCTGACTAAAGATGTCGAAGATGTTACACTCAAACAGTCTTTATGGATTGGAATTGCACAGGTTTTTGCTCTTATTCCCGGAACTTCACGAGCGGGAGCGACTATTATCGGAGCGCTCCTAGTCGGTTTAGACAGAAAAGCGAGTGCAGAGTTTAGCTTTTTACTTGCCTTTCCCGTTATGGGTGCCGTCAGCGGATATGATTTGCTCAAACACTACCATGAATTTTCATCTGCAAATATTGAAGCCTTGGCAGTAGGCTTTTTCGTCGCCTTTATTGTTGCTTACCTGACAATCAAACTCTTTTTAAAGTTTTTAGAAAAATTTACCTTTGTTGCCTTTGGTGTGTACAGAATTCTTTTTGGTGTGATACTTTTAACACTATTTAACTAA
- a CDS encoding c-type cytochrome, with the protein MNKSILLASTFLIIISFSACGDKKESDEKKQIDSVTATAATPKIEVVANKNEYAVKVKSNTDEINKGKSGNKNSFYYDYGEKSEYDQNAQPANEDASVRVRPRTKLDAYTHIRSPYERVQVSLLAKQLSPTFRLKCSACHDDYANGVLGPSLLGRDADYIYNKIMAFKSGKKKNVFMNDLIHNMSDKEIRSIAEDIYNFNVQIQKIRNK; encoded by the coding sequence ATGAATAAGAGTATATTATTAGCATCGACTTTTTTAATAATCATTAGTTTTTCTGCTTGCGGAGATAAAAAAGAGTCTGATGAAAAGAAACAGATAGATAGTGTCACAGCTACGGCAGCTACTCCAAAAATTGAAGTTGTAGCAAATAAAAATGAGTATGCTGTAAAAGTAAAATCAAATACAGATGAAATCAATAAGGGCAAATCTGGGAATAAAAATTCTTTTTATTATGATTATGGTGAAAAAAGTGAGTATGATCAAAATGCACAACCTGCAAATGAAGATGCTTCTGTCCGTGTTCGACCGCGAACGAAGCTCGATGCCTATACCCATATCAGAAGTCCCTATGAAAGAGTTCAGGTTTCTTTACTTGCAAAACAGCTAAGCCCTACATTTAGATTGAAATGTTCTGCATGTCATGATGATTATGCCAATGGTGTCCTCGGGCCCTCACTGCTTGGCCGTGATGCTGATTATATCTATAATAAGATTATGGCTTTTAAAAGTGGAAAGAAAAAAAATGTATTCATGAATGACTTGATTCATAATATGAGCGATAAAGAGATACGCTCAATAGCAGAAGATATATATAACTTTAATGTTCAAATTCAAAAGATAAGGAATAAATAG